In Sphingobacteriaceae bacterium, a single genomic region encodes these proteins:
- a CDS encoding DUF2795 domain-containing protein produces the protein MYWTLELASWLEDAPWPATKDELIDFAMRSGAPMEVIENLQEMEDEGESYENIEEIWPDYPTKDDFFFNEDEF, from the coding sequence ATGTATTGGACATTAGAATTGGCGAGTTGGTTAGAAGATGCTCCCTGGCCGGCAACGAAGGATGAGTTGATTGATTTCGCGATGAGAAGCGGGGCGCCGATGGAGGTGATTGAAAATTTGCAGGAGATGGAAGACGAAGGGGAGAGTTATGAAAATATTGAAGAGATTTGGCCGGACTATCCCACCAAAGATGATTTCTTTTTTAATGAAGACGAATTTTAA
- a CDS encoding patatin-like phospholipase family protein, with protein sequence MHRILKQKRLFYLLLLLLFSNKLVFAQKIGLVLSGGGASGLSHIGVLKALEEHNIPVDYISGTSIGALIGAYYSVGFTSEQIEQIVRDNFFLSVTKGDLPVKYSYMLNQREDFASWITFKFKPNDNYLKNLPTNVINSVPIDYYLMEVFSGVSNQVNHNFDSLMIPFRCVASDVSDKKSVVFRSGDLPLAIRASMSYPFYLRPIAVDHKLLFDGGLYNNFPIDVMKTEFAPDVIIGSNVAEENGNPDDDDLYMQLRNLMMKQSKIDSLGKNSYLIEPWSNVNTFNFNNAKRLIDSGYAATLRIIPKLKEQVKSELNKEKLKERRQAFASYRNPDKIVIDRIEIHGFTKSQERFIRKNLQFGDNSFNLKQLKKRYFRLMSDQKIKNIFPTIEKDSLGNSYSLVLNGKKEKPFYIDVGAVLSNRPISEAFLGLQYNHLGRIGFSMYANGYIGKLYSGSFSKMRFDFPGKVPFYIEPSFTYSRWDYYSSSSLFFIFEKPAYLVQEDKFAELKFGVPIGNISQFNISGGYTEWSNYYYQTDIFKQTDTTDRTYFDYGFAQANYKLNTQNRKMYATEGTLLNARARVLEGRESYVPGNTSTDTISYKNQLRPAWLQLKISVDSYVKTFKGFNIGFFGEAVYSTQSFFHNYESTILSAPAFNPIPESQTYFIDAFRAHNYFAGGMKLITTPVKGFDIRLEAYVFQPVQSILRDKNGKATYSTPFLYQPIIGMASLVYNTAVGPLSIGLNYYDKFENPVTFFFHFGYILFNRKSID encoded by the coding sequence ATGCACCGAATTCTGAAACAAAAACGACTTTTTTATCTGCTTTTGTTGTTGCTTTTCAGCAATAAGTTGGTTTTTGCACAAAAAATAGGCCTTGTTCTCAGCGGAGGTGGAGCCAGTGGACTAAGCCACATTGGCGTTTTAAAAGCCTTGGAAGAGCATAATATACCCGTTGATTATATAAGCGGAACCTCTATTGGGGCTTTAATTGGGGCCTATTATTCCGTTGGTTTTACCTCCGAACAAATTGAACAAATTGTACGCGACAATTTCTTTTTGAGTGTTACTAAAGGCGACCTGCCGGTTAAATACAGCTATATGCTCAATCAACGCGAAGATTTTGCATCCTGGATTACATTTAAATTTAAACCCAATGATAATTACCTGAAAAATCTACCCACCAACGTAATAAATTCCGTGCCTATTGATTATTATTTAATGGAAGTTTTTTCGGGTGTTTCCAATCAGGTGAATCATAATTTCGATAGTTTGATGATTCCGTTTCGTTGTGTGGCGTCGGATGTTTCAGATAAAAAATCAGTGGTGTTTCGTTCAGGCGACCTTCCCCTGGCCATTCGAGCAAGTATGAGTTATCCATTTTACCTCCGCCCTATCGCTGTTGACCACAAATTATTATTTGATGGAGGACTCTATAATAATTTTCCGATTGATGTGATGAAAACTGAATTTGCACCCGATGTAATAATTGGTTCTAATGTAGCGGAAGAAAATGGCAATCCGGATGATGATGATCTTTATATGCAATTGCGCAATTTAATGATGAAACAATCAAAAATTGACTCCTTAGGAAAAAATAGTTATTTAATAGAGCCCTGGAGTAATGTGAATACATTTAATTTTAATAATGCAAAACGATTAATTGATAGTGGCTACGCGGCCACATTACGCATTATTCCTAAATTAAAAGAACAAGTTAAAAGCGAGTTGAATAAAGAAAAGCTAAAAGAAAGAAGACAGGCTTTTGCATCATATAGAAATCCGGATAAAATTGTAATAGACCGAATAGAAATTCATGGTTTTACCAAAAGTCAAGAACGATTCATTCGGAAAAATTTACAATTCGGAGACAATTCATTTAACTTGAAACAACTTAAGAAAAGATATTTTCGTTTAATGAGTGATCAGAAAATAAAAAACATTTTTCCAACAATTGAAAAAGATAGTTTAGGAAATAGTTATTCCTTAGTCCTTAACGGAAAAAAAGAAAAACCATTTTATATTGATGTAGGCGCCGTTTTGTCAAACCGCCCAATTAGTGAAGCTTTTTTAGGCTTACAATACAATCATTTAGGTCGTATTGGTTTTAGCATGTATGCCAACGGTTATATCGGTAAATTATATTCAGGAAGTTTTTCTAAAATGAGATTTGATTTTCCGGGTAAAGTTCCGTTTTATATCGAACCATCATTTACCTATTCACGTTGGGATTATTACAGCAGCAGTTCTTTATTTTTCATTTTTGAAAAACCCGCCTACTTAGTGCAGGAGGATAAGTTTGCTGAATTAAAATTTGGTGTTCCCATTGGCAATATTTCGCAATTTAATATTTCGGGCGGTTATACCGAATGGAGTAATTATTATTATCAAACAGATATTTTTAAACAAACGGATACTACTGATAGAACTTATTTTGATTACGGCTTTGCCCAAGCTAATTATAAATTAAATACGCAAAACCGAAAAATGTATGCTACCGAAGGTACTTTGTTGAATGCACGTGCCCGGGTGTTGGAAGGAAGAGAAAGTTATGTTCCGGGAAATACCAGCACTGATACTATTTCATACAAAAATCAATTACGTCCGGCCTGGTTGCAATTAAAAATATCAGTGGATAGTTATGTAAAAACATTTAAAGGATTTAATATTGGTTTTTTTGGAGAAGCAGTTTATTCAACGCAAAGTTTCTTCCATAACTACGAATCAACTATTCTTTCTGCACCGGCTTTTAATCCTATTCCCGAAAGTCAAACTTATTTTATTGATGCTTTTAGAGCGCATAATTATTTTGCCGGCGGCATGAAATTAATCACAACTCCGGTAAAAGGTTTTGATATTCGTTTGGAAGCTTATGTTTTTCAACCTGTACAATCTATTCTGCGGGATAAAAACGGAAAAGCTACTTACAGCACTCCCTTTTTATATCAACCTATTATAGGCATGGCTAGTTTGGTGTATAATACAGCTGTGGGGCCCTTGAGCATTGGATTAAATTATTATGATAAATTTGAAAATCCGGTAACCTTCTTCTTTCATTTTGGATATATTCTTTTTAATCGCAAGTCCATCGATTAA
- a CDS encoding ABC transporter permease encodes MIKFVLKKVFYGVVVLFGVITTIFFLFNVLPGDPATVMLGQRASAEAVEAVHRNLGTDKPIPIQYAHYLNDLSPISLHNERNNKSLIFLNPEKYDWTPLFQIGKDKVVVLKVPYLRRSYITNRNVSEIIADTLPETAVLAFASIVIASFVGIFLGIITATRKNSYLDHGIFVMATVFGMSAPSFLVGLIMAWLFGYVLSDYTGLDPSGSLYDIDVWQGEVLKLKNLILPAITLGMRPLSIVIQLTRSSLLDVLSQDYIRTAKAKGLSYKAIIVKHALKNALNPVVTAISGWFAGLMAGAVFVEKIFSWKGIGYEVVEALSKNDLPVVMGATLVFATIFVFINIIVDIVYGILDPRVRVR; translated from the coding sequence GTGATAAAGTTCGTATTAAAAAAAGTCTTTTATGGTGTAGTGGTTCTTTTTGGGGTAATCACTACAATATTCTTTTTGTTTAACGTATTACCCGGTGATCCGGCTACTGTTATGTTAGGACAAAGAGCAAGCGCAGAAGCGGTTGAGGCTGTTCACAGAAATCTGGGAACGGATAAGCCCATACCCATTCAGTATGCACATTACCTGAATGATTTATCGCCCATTTCTTTGCACAATGAAAGAAACAACAAAAGTTTAATATTTTTAAATCCCGAGAAGTACGATTGGACACCTTTATTTCAAATAGGAAAAGATAAGGTTGTGGTTTTAAAAGTGCCTTACTTAAGGCGAAGTTATATTACCAATAGAAATGTTTCTGAAATTATTGCCGATACTTTGCCTGAAACCGCAGTGCTTGCATTTGCTTCAATTGTCATTGCATCTTTTGTAGGAATATTTTTGGGAATTATTACAGCCACCAGAAAAAACTCTTATCTCGATCATGGAATTTTTGTAATGGCTACCGTTTTTGGTATGAGTGCGCCTTCTTTTTTAGTGGGCTTAATTATGGCCTGGTTGTTCGGATATGTATTATCCGATTATACGGGCTTGGATCCTTCCGGTAGTTTATATGACATTGACGTTTGGCAAGGAGAAGTATTAAAATTGAAAAATTTAATTTTACCGGCTATTACTTTAGGTATGCGTCCACTCAGTATTGTAATTCAGTTAACAAGAAGTTCTTTGCTTGATGTGCTTTCGCAAGATTATATCAGAACAGCAAAAGCAAAAGGATTAAGCTATAAAGCCATTATAGTAAAACACGCTTTAAAAAACGCATTAAATCCTGTTGTTACGGCTATATCCGGCTGGTTTGCCGGTTTAATGGCAGGTGCAGTATTTGTAGAGAAGATTTTCAGTTGGAAAGGTATAGGCTATGAAGTGGTGGAAGCATTAAGTAAAAATGATTTGCCGGTAGTGATGGGTGCAACACTAGTTTTTGCTACAATATTTGTTTTTATAAATATCATCGTGGATATTGTTTACGGAATTCTTGATCCAAGAGTGCGCGTACGATAA
- a CDS encoding triose-phosphate isomerase: protein MSNRKKIIAGNWKMNLSLPEAKNLIQEIIANPKNKNQVTKIFFPPFLTIPIVSGLVNNSDYFMGAQNCHEQVSGAYTGEVSAKMVSESGCTYVLIGHSERRQFFNENNGQLTQKIKSALENNLHVVFCVGESLLDRKSEKHFDSVGIQLHEVLQNFDATDLNKIVLAYEPVWAIGTGETASPLQAQEMHAFIRRTIKEMFGIEAALQISILYGGSCNATNARELFACPDVDGGLIGGASLKAYDFSQIIQSFS, encoded by the coding sequence ATGAGCAACAGAAAAAAAATAATTGCCGGTAATTGGAAAATGAACCTTTCTTTACCTGAAGCCAAAAACCTGATTCAGGAAATAATTGCCAACCCCAAAAATAAAAATCAAGTCACCAAAATATTCTTCCCGCCTTTTCTCACTATCCCTATTGTTTCCGGTTTGGTAAATAATTCAGATTATTTTATGGGTGCCCAAAATTGTCACGAACAAGTTTCAGGAGCATATACCGGAGAGGTTTCTGCCAAAATGGTAAGTGAAAGCGGATGTACTTACGTGCTTATTGGACATAGTGAAAGACGTCAGTTTTTCAACGAAAATAATGGTCAATTAACTCAAAAAATTAAATCGGCTCTTGAAAATAATTTGCATGTTGTTTTTTGTGTGGGCGAATCTTTATTGGATAGAAAATCCGAAAAACATTTTGATAGCGTAGGCATTCAATTGCATGAGGTATTACAAAATTTTGACGCAACTGATTTAAATAAAATTGTTTTGGCATACGAACCGGTTTGGGCTATTGGTACGGGTGAAACCGCAAGTCCATTACAAGCACAAGAAATGCATGCTTTTATTCGGAGAACTATTAAAGAAATGTTTGGTATAGAAGCGGCTTTACAAATTTCTATTTTATATGGTGGCAGTTGCAATGCGACGAATGCCCGCGAATTATTTGCTTGTCCGGATGTGGATGGGGGATTAATCGGAGGCGCGAGCTTAAAGGCCTACGATTTCAGTCAAATTATTCAATCTTTTTCATGA
- the prmA gene encoding 50S ribosomal protein L11 methyltransferase, with translation MSYFAFQFVVEPVDPGSDILIAVLAEAGFESFENNENGFVGYIPEELAESLQLSEIAFDDFKFTYSKSKIEKENWNEVWEKNFNPVLIENELLIRAPFHAVNNAVKREIIIMPKMSFGTGHHQTTKLVCAEMLGMDFKDKSVLDMGCGTGILAILARQLGAQSILGIDIDDWSVENAIENCKVNACEEIKIIKGDDQSIPTNQMFDVILANINKNILKRQIKTYQPCLKANGFLLISGFFKTDIPELIQAAEQQKFKFHKQETDGEWAMLVFKKN, from the coding sequence ATGAGCTATTTTGCTTTTCAATTTGTAGTAGAGCCTGTTGATCCGGGCTCTGATATTTTAATTGCAGTATTAGCTGAAGCAGGTTTTGAAAGTTTCGAAAATAACGAAAATGGTTTTGTAGGATATATTCCCGAAGAATTGGCAGAATCGCTTCAACTTTCTGAAATAGCATTTGATGATTTTAAATTTACTTACTCCAAATCAAAAATTGAAAAAGAAAACTGGAATGAGGTTTGGGAAAAAAATTTTAATCCGGTTTTGATTGAAAATGAATTACTCATTCGCGCACCATTTCATGCTGTAAATAATGCCGTGAAGCGTGAAATTATAATCATGCCGAAAATGAGTTTTGGCACCGGTCATCATCAAACTACTAAGCTCGTATGTGCGGAGATGTTAGGAATGGATTTTAAAGATAAATCCGTTTTAGATATGGGGTGTGGCACCGGAATACTTGCTATTTTAGCTCGCCAACTGGGGGCTCAATCCATATTAGGTATTGATATTGATGATTGGAGTGTTGAAAATGCGATTGAAAACTGCAAAGTAAATGCATGTGAGGAAATAAAAATTATTAAGGGAGACGATCAATCTATTCCAACAAACCAAATGTTTGATGTGATTTTAGCCAATATCAATAAGAACATTCTAAAAAGACAAATCAAAACATATCAGCCCTGTTTAAAAGCTAATGGTTTTCTTTTGATAAGTGGTTTTTTTAAAACTGATATTCCGGAATTAATTCAGGCCGCGGAACAACAAAAATTTAAATTCCATAAGCAAGAAACGGATGGCGAATGGGCCATGCTGGTTTTCAAAAAAAATTAA
- the pdxA gene encoding 4-hydroxythreonine-4-phosphate dehydrogenase PdxA: MEEKIIVGISQGDVNGIGLEVVLKTLMEPGINEICTPVLFSSQKTVSYYRKVLGLEEFNFHPTKDLSQLNTKKVNVFPCYDEEVNIEMGKSTPVGGKYAFISLDHAVNALSEGKINVLVTAPINKNNIQSQEFGAIGHTEFLAKKLNGDPLMLMCSDKGLRIAVVSGHVSLKDVVSKITIDAVSNKITQLHDSLMKDFGVRKPKIAVLGLNPHAGDNGTIGSEEQEIIIPAIQKTKVSGIVYGPYGADGFFGNGNYKNFDGILAMYHDQGLVPFKTLEFEDGINYTAGLSAVRTSPDHGTGYDIAGKNIANEQSFKKALYMGIDIFKKRKLYQELTENPLAFGTLKKER, from the coding sequence ATGGAAGAGAAAATAATTGTTGGCATATCGCAAGGAGATGTAAACGGAATAGGATTAGAAGTTGTTTTAAAAACTTTAATGGAACCCGGAATTAATGAAATTTGTACCCCCGTTTTATTCAGTTCCCAAAAAACAGTTTCATACTATAGAAAAGTTTTAGGTTTGGAAGAATTTAATTTTCATCCGACTAAAGATTTATCGCAATTAAATACCAAGAAAGTGAATGTTTTTCCTTGTTACGATGAAGAAGTAAATATTGAAATGGGGAAGTCAACTCCCGTTGGTGGAAAATATGCATTTATTTCTCTTGACCATGCCGTAAATGCGCTGAGTGAAGGTAAAATCAATGTATTGGTAACTGCTCCAATTAACAAGAATAATATTCAAAGTCAGGAATTTGGCGCAATCGGTCATACCGAATTTTTAGCGAAAAAATTAAATGGTGACCCGTTAATGTTAATGTGTTCAGATAAAGGTTTACGTATTGCTGTTGTAAGCGGACATGTATCATTAAAGGATGTTGTTTCTAAAATTACAATTGATGCAGTATCTAATAAGATTACGCAACTACACGATTCGTTAATGAAAGATTTTGGAGTTCGTAAACCGAAAATTGCAGTTTTAGGTTTAAATCCACACGCCGGTGATAATGGCACCATTGGTTCTGAAGAACAAGAAATCATCATTCCCGCTATTCAAAAAACCAAAGTAAGCGGAATTGTTTACGGTCCTTACGGCGCCGATGGTTTTTTTGGAAATGGCAATTACAAAAATTTTGATGGCATACTGGCCATGTACCACGACCAAGGGTTAGTTCCCTTTAAAACATTAGAGTTTGAGGACGGAATTAATTACACGGCCGGATTAAGCGCTGTAAGAACCAGTCCTGATCACGGAACCGGATACGATATTGCCGGTAAAAATATAGCCAATGAACAGTCATTTAAAAAAGCACTTTATATGGGCATTGATATTTTTAAGAAAAGAAAGCTTTATCAGGAGTTAACCGAAAATCCATTGGCTTTTGGTACACTGAAAAAAGAGCGTTAA
- a CDS encoding amidohydrolase family protein, with translation MKNIYYLFLFVFIGGYAQNKKSHFLIFGSTTHIGNGQIIENSVVAVNNGTIEMVGSAKGLKINPKAYDTVYYFEGKHLYPALLNANNILGLHDAEAVRATKDFEEIGILNPHIRALIAYNTDNKIIPTVKTNGVLYTQCTPRNGLISGSSSIMALEGWNWEDAVLKADDGIHVNFPQFRSESTEKEGEQAKEPSKYTETLQMLDKFFTDAHAYVKNGNITEKNIRFEAMRNVLNGKSNLYLHANKAKDILTAIHFAQKHQVKKPVIVGGNEAYKIVKELKEKNIPVMLNRVHDLPDRSDEAVDLMYTLPFLLQKESVLFCLQLAGDMEAAQSRNLPFNAGTAVTYGLSKEEALQSISLNTAKILGVDEWIGSIEEKKLASIVISDGDILDMKSNHITHAWIAGKEVRLTNQQTELYERYKTKYGIK, from the coding sequence TTGAAAAATATATATTATCTCTTCCTTTTTGTTTTTATAGGAGGATATGCCCAAAATAAAAAATCTCATTTTCTGATATTCGGGTCCACTACGCATATCGGTAACGGACAAATTATTGAAAATTCAGTTGTAGCCGTAAATAACGGAACTATAGAAATGGTGGGTTCAGCCAAAGGTTTAAAAATTAACCCAAAAGCATACGATACCGTTTATTATTTTGAAGGAAAACACCTTTACCCTGCACTCCTTAACGCAAATAATATTTTAGGATTACATGATGCTGAAGCTGTACGCGCTACTAAAGATTTTGAAGAAATAGGTATTTTAAATCCGCACATCAGAGCTTTGATAGCCTATAATACCGACAACAAAATTATACCCACCGTAAAAACAAATGGCGTATTGTATACACAATGTACACCCAGAAATGGATTAATAAGCGGCTCTTCTTCCATCATGGCATTAGAAGGATGGAATTGGGAAGATGCGGTACTAAAAGCTGACGATGGTATTCACGTAAATTTTCCACAATTCAGAAGTGAATCAACCGAAAAAGAAGGAGAACAAGCCAAAGAACCTTCCAAATACACCGAAACATTACAGATGCTGGATAAGTTTTTTACCGACGCACATGCATACGTAAAAAATGGAAATATAACGGAAAAGAATATCCGCTTCGAGGCCATGCGTAATGTACTGAATGGAAAAAGTAATCTTTACTTACATGCCAATAAGGCAAAGGATATACTTACCGCTATTCATTTTGCACAAAAGCATCAAGTGAAAAAACCCGTAATAGTTGGCGGAAATGAAGCTTACAAAATTGTAAAAGAATTAAAAGAAAAAAATATTCCGGTTATGCTTAATCGTGTACATGATTTACCGGATAGAAGTGATGAAGCGGTTGACTTAATGTATACACTCCCGTTTCTATTACAAAAAGAATCCGTTCTATTTTGTTTACAATTAGCCGGTGATATGGAAGCCGCACAAAGCAGAAATCTTCCCTTTAATGCAGGAACGGCAGTTACCTATGGACTCAGCAAAGAAGAAGCCTTACAAAGTATTAGTTTAAACACGGCGAAAATTTTGGGTGTTGACGAATGGATTGGAAGTATAGAAGAAAAAAAATTAGCCAGTATCGTTATTAGTGATGGTGATATTTTGGATATGAAATCAAATCATATAACGCATGCTTGGATTGCAGGAAAAGAAGTTCGGTTAACCAATCAACAAACTGAACTTTATGAACGATACAAAACAAAATACGGAATTAAATAA
- a CDS encoding amidohydrolase family protein: MLKRIFLLIFSVLTCSISDAQVTFPTNGAPFKVHTLYAFTNANIYTDHENLIKNATLLFKDGKIIQVGTNISIPTEAVITDLKGKYIYPSFIDIYSEYGVPDNKYPPKTAPGPQMQSNIKGAYGWNMAIKADYDAFKTFKHNPKQAQELKTNGFGVVSACPKDGIVRGSGVLANLNVSSKENNSIIKDKIAGYYGLFKGSSPQDYPNSLTGGIALLRQTYYDADWYKNSDKEEFNISLEAFNQLRSLPAIMEANDKYNALRISKIGKEFGVKFIVKAGGNEYQRINEIKETGLNYILPLNFPLALDVEDPYEAENIPLATLLHWEMAACNPAAFEKNDIPFCFTLSDLQNKKDFLPNLRKAIKYGLSEKTALKALFTNPAQFIQMSGKIGALKPGYYSNFFIANKSIFEEDCSILLHAVNGEIELYHELDPADIRGDYQLKLSDKTFNFRFTGDPIKPSASFKVDTANKKINYQFLNNILTFSLQEDSSSNKRLSGTYNASLKKFTGRGQDEKGNWFDFELSFTSNDTSKVKSKNKVEKINIGKVLYPFNAFGLTEEERKESVQTVLFKSATVWTNVHDSALQTTDVLVDGGKIVEIGKNLDVSKYKNIKIIDANGKHLTPGIIDEHSHIALSNGVNEGTEASSAEVRMGNVINADDINIYRQLSGGVTTAQLLHGSANPIGGQSGIIKLRWGASPEEMKFEGADEFIKFALGENVKQSNWGDFSSVRFPQTRMGVEQVYMDFFTRAKAYDLEWKNYTPNTKGKNNIVAPRRDLELEALAQIINKKRFITCHSYVQSEINMLMHVADSFGFKVNTFTHILEGYKVADKMKAHGVHASTFSDWWAYKNEVMEAIPYNAAILTKMGVVTAINSDDAEMGRRLNQEAAKAIKYGGLTEVEALKLVTLNPAIMLHLDSKVGSIQIGKTADLVLWTNNPLSIYAKVDKTLIDGKIYFDRETDLKQQEKVKQERARIISLLLKEKQGGAKTVKPRMRRPRLYHCNTIEGISEEETGHR, translated from the coding sequence ATGTTAAAAAGGATTTTTCTACTGATTTTTAGTGTTTTGACATGCAGTATTTCTGATGCTCAAGTAACTTTTCCAACAAACGGAGCGCCTTTTAAGGTTCACACCTTATACGCCTTTACCAACGCCAACATTTATACCGATCACGAAAATTTGATTAAAAACGCCACACTTTTATTTAAAGATGGAAAAATAATACAAGTTGGTACTAATATTTCCATTCCAACAGAAGCGGTCATAACAGATTTAAAAGGCAAATACATTTACCCCTCTTTCATTGATATTTACAGTGAATACGGCGTTCCGGATAATAAATATCCTCCTAAAACAGCACCTGGACCACAAATGCAAAGTAATATCAAAGGAGCTTACGGTTGGAATATGGCCATAAAAGCCGATTATGATGCATTCAAAACATTTAAGCATAATCCTAAACAAGCACAAGAATTAAAAACTAACGGATTTGGCGTAGTTTCTGCTTGTCCTAAAGACGGTATAGTAAGAGGTAGTGGTGTATTGGCAAATTTAAATGTATCCTCAAAAGAGAATAACAGTATAATTAAAGATAAGATTGCGGGTTATTATGGACTTTTCAAAGGCTCTTCTCCTCAGGATTATCCAAATTCTTTAACCGGGGGTATTGCTCTTTTGCGACAAACCTATTATGATGCGGATTGGTATAAAAATAGTGATAAGGAAGAATTTAATATTTCGTTGGAAGCATTTAATCAACTGAGGAGTTTACCGGCTATTATGGAAGCCAATGATAAATACAACGCTTTAAGAATTTCTAAAATCGGGAAAGAATTTGGAGTAAAGTTTATCGTAAAGGCTGGCGGCAACGAATATCAACGAATTAATGAGATTAAAGAAACCGGATTAAATTACATACTACCCTTAAATTTTCCGCTTGCCTTGGATGTAGAAGATCCTTATGAGGCGGAAAATATTCCTTTAGCAACTTTATTACATTGGGAAATGGCCGCCTGCAATCCCGCCGCATTTGAAAAAAATGATATTCCATTTTGTTTTACATTATCCGATCTTCAAAATAAAAAAGATTTTCTCCCTAATCTTCGTAAAGCAATTAAGTATGGCTTGAGCGAAAAAACAGCTTTAAAAGCTTTATTCACCAACCCGGCTCAATTTATTCAAATGTCGGGTAAAATTGGCGCTTTAAAGCCGGGTTATTACTCTAACTTTTTCATTGCTAACAAATCCATTTTTGAAGAAGATTGCAGTATTTTATTGCATGCCGTGAATGGAGAAATAGAACTTTATCACGAATTGGATCCGGCTGACATTCGCGGTGATTATCAGTTAAAATTATCAGACAAAACTTTCAATTTCCGATTTACCGGCGACCCTATAAAACCATCGGCAAGTTTTAAAGTAGATACAGCAAATAAAAAAATCAATTACCAATTCCTGAATAACATATTAACCTTCTCATTGCAAGAAGACAGCTCAAGTAATAAACGATTAAGCGGAACTTATAACGCTTCACTCAAAAAATTTACAGGAAGAGGCCAGGATGAAAAGGGCAATTGGTTCGACTTCGAACTTAGCTTTACAAGTAACGATACTTCCAAAGTAAAATCTAAAAATAAAGTCGAAAAAATAAATATAGGAAAAGTGTTATATCCGTTTAATGCATTTGGATTAACTGAAGAAGAAAGAAAAGAAAGTGTTCAAACAGTTCTTTTCAAATCGGCAACCGTTTGGACTAACGTGCATGATTCTGCTCTTCAAACAACCGATGTATTAGTTGATGGCGGAAAAATTGTTGAGATAGGTAAAAATTTAGATGTAAGTAAATACAAAAACATTAAAATTATTGACGCCAACGGAAAACATTTAACTCCCGGTATAATTGACGAACACAGTCATATCGCATTAAGTAACGGAGTAAATGAAGGTACCGAAGCTAGCAGCGCTGAAGTTAGAATGGGCAATGTAATTAATGCCGATGATATAAATATTTACCGTCAATTATCCGGAGGGGTAACTACCGCGCAATTGCTTCACGGCTCAGCAAATCCAATAGGCGGTCAAAGCGGAATTATAAAATTAAGATGGGGTGCTTCACCGGAAGAAATGAAATTTGAAGGGGCCGATGAATTTATAAAATTTGCTTTGGGCGAAAATGTAAAACAAAGCAATTGGGGTGATTTCAGTTCAGTTCGCTTTCCGCAAACCAGAATGGGTGTTGAGCAGGTTTATATGGATTTTTTCACCCGCGCCAAAGCCTACGATTTAGAATGGAAAAATTACACACCTAATACAAAAGGAAAAAATAATATTGTAGCACCGAGACGTGATTTAGAATTGGAAGCACTTGCCCAAATTATCAATAAGAAAAGATTCATTACCTGCCATAGTTATGTGCAAAGCGAAATAAACATGTTGATGCACGTAGCCGATTCCTTCGGATTTAAAGTCAATACGTTTACCCATATACTCGAAGGATATAAAGTAGCCGATAAAATGAAAGCGCACGGTGTGCATGCATCTACTTTCTCCGATTGGTGGGCCTATAAAAATGAGGTGATGGAAGCAATTCCCTACAACGCAGCTATTCTTACTAAAATGGGTGTTGTGACTGCAATAAATAGCGATGACGCTGAAATGGGAAGAAGATTAAACCAGGAAGCAGCTAAAGCCATTAAATACGGAGGATTAACTGAGGTTGAAGCATTAAAACTAGTTACTTTAAATCCTGCCATTATGTTACATCTCGATTCCAAAGTTGGAAGTATACAAATTGGAAAAACAGCTGACCTGGTATTATGGACCAACAACCCTTTAAGTATATACGCCAAGGTGGATAAAACATTAATTGACGGTAAAATTTATTTTGACCGAGAAACAGATTTAAAACAACAGGAAAAAGTAAAGCAGGAACGTGCCAGAATAATTTCTTTGTTATTGAAAGAAAAACAAGGCGGCGCTAAAACGGTTAAACCAAGAATGAGAAGACCTCGACTTTACCATTGCAATACCATTGAAGGAATTTCAGAAGAAGAAACCGGACACCGTTAA